In Misgurnus anguillicaudatus chromosome 5, ASM2758022v2, whole genome shotgun sequence, a genomic segment contains:
- the LOC129413628 gene encoding centrosomal protein of 78 kDa, producing the protein MMLESAAHIRRRGAQDFEGYSDHICASQGSAPVRAVKTGLSGGMLEFNADHISLADWTPILSALAINKHLQHISIKSCHLTSLGAQSSYRTHIKKKTPAVHSKTMTLQLCKAVQKCLSESNSLKTLQLHALPFRERDLIALTKGLAKSVSLEHLSLAHCPIADEGLEVICQSVKYSSTIKSVDFTSCNITWQGAEHMANIIKHQAMKRHSTAWVETLRYRRAEFEAMNGLRRVTLNDNILIGDRGVTALARELTEDLWVKAVDLQRCGISNDGARILEQMLQANSTLCVIDIRRNPLIDNNLVKAVIKKVLMNTKGQDSQYLWLKPPSSKESPDQSRHTRRRNTGKATYRIGSRRSSLNSGWKPPRPGSSAYVPWRTAARAGLQRGVSQAEDMKEQSFQNATSVRVTVETESESEDVESVPVESPHERITSCQFRRLQTENNRLKVELEDCRLRLGEERNARLKTNSRLVELELENERLRSLNLSLSEAHMSTSVLDDERVLESIESSFHKFHAFLDLLKDAGLGQFASMAGIDQSDFGILGNPQLSSTERRPIGHDDQTNEENVAMMSVPVSGTSANNVDVSQSQPLQELPLIPASMSRASPILQEPLAFEAPEQRASAVSRSGSSLSSASTQSKGLKSYRSNGSEGKVFSAVGSRASSLSQLGSGRQSHSGSQKSSAGQLGF; encoded by the exons ATGATGTTAGAATCAGCAGCACATATTCGTCGGAGAGGGGCTCAGGACTTCGAGGGGTACTCTGATCACATCTGTGCGTCTCAGGGTTCAGCCCCCGTCCGCGCAGTGAAGACCGGCCTGTCCGGTGGGATGTTAGAGTTTAATGCCGATCACATCAGTTTGGCAGACTGGACACCCATATTGTCAGCCCTCGCCATCAATAAACACCTCCAGCATATTTCCATCAAGAGTTGCCATCTCACCAGCCTTGGAGCTCAAA GTTCTTACAGAACCCATATTAAGAAGAAGACCCCTGCAGTCCATTCAAAGACTATGACCCTTCAGTTGTGTAAGGCTGTGCAGAAGTGTCTGTCGGAGTCAAACAGTCTGAAAACCTTACAGCTACATGCTTTACCATTCAGAGAGAGGGATCTTATTGCTCTCACCAAG gGTTTAGCTAAGAGCGTGTCACTGGAGCATCTCTCTTTAGCACACTGTCCAATCGCTGATGAGGGTTTGGAag TCATTTGTCAGAGTGTGAAGTACTCCTCAACTATCAAGTCCGTGGATTTTACTTCCTGTAACATTACATGGCAGGGGGCGGAACATATGGCAAACATCATAAAG CATCAGGCAATGAAGCGGCATAGCACGGCCTGGGTGGAGACTTTACGTTACAGGAGGGCGGAGTTTGAGGCGATGAATGGACTACGCAGAGTTACTCTCAATGACAACATTTTAATCGGGGACCGAGGAGTGACGGCACTTGCCCGAGAGCTTACAGAGGACCTGTGGGTTAAAG CGGTGGACCTTCAGCGCTGCGGGATCTCAAATGACGGAGCTCGAATTTTAGAGCAGATGCTTCAGGCAAACAGCACTTTGTGTGTGATAGACATCAGGAGAAACCCACTGATTG ATAATAATCTTGTTAAGGCCGTCATCAAAAAAGTTCTTATGAACACTAAAGGCCAAGACTCACAA TATCTTTGGCTCAAACCACCTTCCTCTAAAGAATCACCAGATCAATCACGTCACACAAGGAGGAGGAACACTGGAAAAGCTACATATAGAATCG GATCACGCCGATCGTCATTAAACTCTGGCTGGAAGCCTCCTCGCCCGGGATCGTCGGCTTACGTCCCGTGGCGAACTGCAGCACGTGCCGGCTTACAGAG AGGTGTATCACAGGCTGAGGACATGAAAGAGCAGAGTTTTCAG AATGCCACATCTGTGCGGGTAACTGTGGAAACGGAGTCCGAATCGGAGGATGTGGAGAGTGTACCTGTGGAGAGTCCTCACGAGAGAATCACAAGCTGTCAGTTCAGACGATTACAAACCGAAAACAATCGATTAAAG GTGGAGCTAGAGGATTGTCGCCTGAGGCTTGGAGAGGAAAGGAACGCCAGACTGAAAACCAACTCTCGTCTGGTGGAG CTGGAACTGGAGAATGAGCGTTTGCGCAGTCTGAACCTCTCTCTGTCTGAAGCCCATATGAGCACCTCTGTTCTGGATGATGAACGTGTGCTGGAAAGCATCGAGTCTTCCTTTCACAAATTCCACGCCTTCCTAGATCTTCTTAAAGATGCTGG GCTGGGCCAATTTGCATCTATGGCTGGGATTGACCAATCAGACTTTGGAATACTTGGGAATCCTCAGCTTTCCTCAACAGAGAGAAGGCCTATAGGCCACGATGACCAGACAAATGAGGAGAATGTAGCA ATGATGAGTGTCCCTGTATCAGGTACGTCTGCTAACAATGTAGACGTTTCCCAGAGCCAACCACTACAGGAATTGCCTTTAATTCCAGCCAGCATGAGCCGCGCCTCTCCCATCCTGCAGGAGCCACTCGCGTTTGAAGCTCCCGAGCAAAGAGCCAGCGCAGTCTCTCGCTCAGGGAGTTCACTCAGCAGTGCCAGCACTCAATCCAAAGGCTTAAAATCCTACAGATCAAATGGATCTGAGGGGAAAGTGTTTTCAGCCGTCGGCTCGAGAGCATCTAGTCTGTCTCAGTTGGGTTCAGGCAGACAGAGTCATTCAGGAAGCCAAAAGAGTTCTGCTGGACAGCTCGGGTTTTAG
- the LOC129413629 gene encoding uncharacterized protein isoform X1 produces the protein MSDSSDPQTSRGGILRKQNSAPSGNRVTFARPVAAPDVESRRSVGRWSYSMSRPAQGPEMRNWGVLDPQQIWCVSPNSYYPKMFVLLRKADEVKLVPAAGRRKMTTAEMRSILSKMEARRRAALYSGEEQTLALLQMLRDTIRRHRAEEWNKIWSSSAERLEKLIASSGERDAQQRLCFSAPAALQMWADDDEWVPAAVSTTAQGQELTSCGKQDSQRRLCVSAPAVCETRFVLPGTVDDEEWIPAVVSTPAADQESIEEERSLPVLVIHPFTRQEAADSQCGPFDQDQSAEDQDDPREGSSSMKSSDGERKMSLLDEDWRWKRCLSEVYEGTCKSDGKKEESLFIKLFCQPYIIYDLHMIILSCRSPSNILRSLARISTLKCPRTRGH, from the exons ATGTCTGATTCGAGTGATCCCCAGACCAGCAGGGGTGGGATTTTGCGAAAGCAGAATTCTGCCCCTTCAGGTAATCGGGTGACCTTCGCTCGTCCGGTGGCTGCACCGGATGTGGAATCGAGGCGTTCAG TTGGCAGATGGTCTTACAGTATGTCTAGACCAGCGCAGGGGCCAGAAATGAGAAACTGGGGTGTACTAGATCCACAACAGATATGGTGCGTCTCTCCAAACTCATATTATCCAAAGATGTTTGTCCTTCTGAGGAAAGCAGATGAGGTTAAGTTGGTCCCTGCAG CTGGTAGACGTAAGATGACAACAGCCGAGATGCGCAGTATCTTGAGTAAAATGGAAGCCAGACGAAGGGCCGCTTTATACTCTGGTGAGGAGCAAACTTTGGCCCTTCTACAGATGTTGAGAGATACGATACGGCGCCATAGAG CTGAGGAATGGAATAAGATCTGGTCCTCATCAGCTGAAAGGCTCGAAAAGCTCATTGCAAGCAGTGGGGAGCGAGATGCTCAGCAGAGGTTGTGTTTCTCTGCCCCCGCAGCTTTGCAAATGTGGGCTGATGATGATGAGTGGGTCCCTGCAG CTGTGTCTACAACAGCTCAGGGGCAAGAACTTACAAGCTGCGGTAAGCAAGATTCACAACGGAGGTTGTGCGTCTCTGCACccgcagtttgtgagacgaggTTTGTCCTTCCGGGGACGGTTGACGATGAGGAGTGGATCCCTGCAG TTGTGTCTACACCTGCAGCGGATCAAGAGAGCATTGAGGAGGAGAGAAGCTTACCAG TTTTGGTAATACATCCATTTACACGCCAAGAAGCAGCTGATAGTCAATGTGGTCCATTTGACCAGGATCAGAGTGCTGAAGATCAAGATGATCCTCGGGAAGGTTCATCCAGCATGAAGTCAAGTGATGGTGAAA GAAAAATGTCATTGCTTGATGAAGATTGGAGATGGAAGAGGTGCCTTAGTGAAGTATATGAGGGGACCTGCAAATCTGATGGCAAAAAGGAAGAATCGCTCTTCATCAAATTGTTTTGCCAACCCTACATTATATATGACTTACATATGATTATTCTCTCTTGTAGGTCACCATCAAATATATTAAGAAGTCTGGCAAGGATATCTACACTAAAATGTCCGCGAACCCgaggacattga
- the LOC129413629 gene encoding uncharacterized protein isoform X2, whose amino-acid sequence MSRPAQGPEMRNWGVLDPQQIWCVSPNSYYPKMFVLLRKADEVKLVPAAGRRKMTTAEMRSILSKMEARRRAALYSGEEQTLALLQMLRDTIRRHRAEEWNKIWSSSAERLEKLIASSGERDAQQRLCFSAPAALQMWADDDEWVPAAVSTTAQGQELTSCGKQDSQRRLCVSAPAVCETRFVLPGTVDDEEWIPAVVSTPAADQESIEEERSLPVLVIHPFTRQEAADSQCGPFDQDQSAEDQDDPREGSSSMKSSDGERKMSLLDEDWRWKRCLSEVYEGTCKSDGKKEESLFIKLFCQPYIIYDLHMIILSCRSPSNILRSLARISTLKCPRTRGH is encoded by the exons ATGTCTAGACCAGCGCAGGGGCCAGAAATGAGAAACTGGGGTGTACTAGATCCACAACAGATATGGTGCGTCTCTCCAAACTCATATTATCCAAAGATGTTTGTCCTTCTGAGGAAAGCAGATGAGGTTAAGTTGGTCCCTGCAG CTGGTAGACGTAAGATGACAACAGCCGAGATGCGCAGTATCTTGAGTAAAATGGAAGCCAGACGAAGGGCCGCTTTATACTCTGGTGAGGAGCAAACTTTGGCCCTTCTACAGATGTTGAGAGATACGATACGGCGCCATAGAG CTGAGGAATGGAATAAGATCTGGTCCTCATCAGCTGAAAGGCTCGAAAAGCTCATTGCAAGCAGTGGGGAGCGAGATGCTCAGCAGAGGTTGTGTTTCTCTGCCCCCGCAGCTTTGCAAATGTGGGCTGATGATGATGAGTGGGTCCCTGCAG CTGTGTCTACAACAGCTCAGGGGCAAGAACTTACAAGCTGCGGTAAGCAAGATTCACAACGGAGGTTGTGCGTCTCTGCACccgcagtttgtgagacgaggTTTGTCCTTCCGGGGACGGTTGACGATGAGGAGTGGATCCCTGCAG TTGTGTCTACACCTGCAGCGGATCAAGAGAGCATTGAGGAGGAGAGAAGCTTACCAG TTTTGGTAATACATCCATTTACACGCCAAGAAGCAGCTGATAGTCAATGTGGTCCATTTGACCAGGATCAGAGTGCTGAAGATCAAGATGATCCTCGGGAAGGTTCATCCAGCATGAAGTCAAGTGATGGTGAAA GAAAAATGTCATTGCTTGATGAAGATTGGAGATGGAAGAGGTGCCTTAGTGAAGTATATGAGGGGACCTGCAAATCTGATGGCAAAAAGGAAGAATCGCTCTTCATCAAATTGTTTTGCCAACCCTACATTATATATGACTTACATATGATTATTCTCTCTTGTAGGTCACCATCAAATATATTAAGAAGTCTGGCAAGGATATCTACACTAAAATGTCCGCGAACCCgaggacattga
- the LOC129413422 gene encoding centrosomal protein of 78 kDa-like isoform X1 — protein sequence MMLESAAHIRRRGAQDFEGYYDHICASQGSAPVRAVKTGLSGGMLEFNADHISLADWTPILSALAINKHLQHISIKSCHLTSLGAQSSYRTHIKKKTPAVHSKTMTLQLCKAVQKCLSESNSLKTLQLHALPFRERDLIALTKGLAKSVSLEHLSLAHCPIADEGLEVICQSVKYSSTIKSVDFTSCNITWQGAEHMANIIKHQAMKRHSTAWVETLRYRRAEFEAMNGLRRVTLNDNILIGDRGVTALARELTEDLWVKAVDLQRCGISNDGARILEQMLQANSTLCVIDIRRNPLIDNNLVKAVIKKVLMNTKGQDSQYLWLKPPSSKESPDQLRHTRRRNTGKATYRIGSRRSSLNSGWKPPRPGSSAYVPWRTAARAGLQRGVSQAEDMKEQSFQNATSVRVTVETESESEDVESVPVESPHERITSCQFRRLQTENNRLKVELEDCRLRLGEERNARLKTNSRLVELELENERLRSLNLSLSEAHMSTSVLDDERVLESIESSFHKFHAFLDLLKDAGLGQFASMAGIDQSDFGILGNPQLSSTERRPIGHDDQANEENVAMMSVPVSGTSANNVDVSQSQPLQELPLIPASMSRASPILQEPLAFEAPEQRASAVSRSGSSLSSASTQSKGLKSYRSNGSEGKVFSAVGSRASSLSQLGSGRQSHSGSQKSSAGQLGF from the exons ATGATGTTAGAATCAGCAGCACATATTCGTCGGAGAGGGGCTCAGGACTTCGAGGGGTACTATGATCACATCTGTGCGTCTCAGGGTTCAGCCCCCGTCCGTGCAGTGAAGACCGGCCTGTCCGGTGGGATGTTAGAGTTTAATGCCGATCACATCAGTTTAGCAGACTGGACACCCATATTGTCAGCCCTCGCCATCAATAAACACCTCCAGCATATTTCCATCAAGAGTTGCCATCTCACCAGCCTTGGAGCTCAAA GTTCTTACAGAACCCATATTAAGAAGAAGACCCCTGCAGTCCATTCAAAGACTATGACCCTTCAGTTGTGTAAGGCTGTGCAGAAGTGTCTGTCGGAGTCAAACAGTCTGAAAACCTTACAGCTACATGCTTTACCATTCAGAGAGAGGGATCTTATTGCTCTCACCAAG gGTTTAGCTAAGAGCGTGTCACTGGAGCATCTCTCTTTAGCACACTGTCCAATCGCTGATGAGGGTTTGGAag TCATTTGTCAGAGTGTGAAGTACTCCTCAACTATCAAGTCCGTGGATTTTACTTCCTGTAATATTACATGGCAGGGGGCGGAACATATGGCAAACATCATAAAG CATCAGGCAATGAAGCGGCATAGCACAGCCTGGGTGGAGACTTTACGTTACAGGAGGGCGGAGTTTGAGGCGATGAATGGACTACGCAGAGTTACTCTCAATGACAACATTTTGATCGGGGACCGAGGAGTGACGGCACTTGCCCGAGAGCTTACAGAGGACCTGTGGGTTAAAG CGGTGGACCTTCAGCGCTGCGGGATCTCAAATGACGGAGCTCGAATTTTAGAGCAGATGCTTCAGGCAAACAGCACTCTGTGTGTGATAGACATCAGGAGAAACCCACTGATTG ATAATAATCTTGTTAAGGCCGTCATCAAAAAAGTTCTTATGAACACTAAAGGCCAAGACTCACAA TATCTTTGGCTCAAACCACCTTCCTCTAAAGAATCACCAGATCAATTACGTCACACAAGGAGGAGGAACACTGGAAAAGCTACATATAGAATCG GATCACGCCGATCGTCATTAAACTCTGGCTGGAAGCCTCCTCGCCCGGGATCTTCGGCTTACGTCCCGTGGCGAACTGCAGCACGTGCCGGCTTACAGAG AGGTGTATCACAGGCTGAGGACATGAAAGAGCAGAGTTTTCAG AATGCCACATCTGTGCGGGTAACTGTGGAAACGGAGTCCGAATCGGAGGATGTGGAGAGTGTACCTGTGGAGAGTCCTCACGAGAGAATCACAAGCTGTCAGTTCAGACGATTACAAACCGAAAACAATCGATTAAAG GTGGAGCTAGAGGATTGTCGCCTGAGGCTTGGAGAGGAAAGGAACGCCAGACTGAAAACCAACTCTCGTCTGGTGGAG CTGGAACTGGAGAATGAGCGTTTGCGCAGTCTGAACCTCTCTCTGTCTGAAGCTCATATGAGCACCTCTGTTCTGGATGATGAACGTGTGCTGGAAAGCATCGAGTCTTCCTTTCACAAATTCCACGCCTTCCTAGATCTTCTTAAAGATGCTGG GCTGGGCCAATTTGCATCTATGGCTGGGATTGACCAATCAGACTTTGGAATACTTGGGAATCCTCAGCTTTCCTCAACAGAGAGAAGGCCTATAGGCCACGATGACCAGGCAAATGAGGAGAACGTAGCA ATGATGAGTGTCCCTGTATCAGGTACGTCTGCTAACAATGTAGACGTTTCCCAGAGCCAACCACTACAGGAATTGCCTTTAATTCCAGCCAGCATGAGCCGCGCCTCTCCCATCCTGCAGGAGCCACTCGCGTTTGAAGCTCCCGAGCAAAGAGCCAGCGCAGTCTCTCGCTCAGGGAGTTCACTCAGCAGTGCCAGCACTCAATCCAAAGGCTTAAAATCCTACAGATCAAATGGATCTGAGGGGAAAGTGTTTTCAGCCGTCGGCTCGAGAGCATCTAGTCTGTCTCAGTTGGGTTCAGGCAGACAGAGTCATTCAGGAAGCCAAAAGAGTTCTGCTGGACAGCTCGGGTTTTAG
- the LOC129413422 gene encoding centrosomal protein of 78 kDa-like isoform X2: MMLESAAHIRRRGAQDFEGYYDHICASQGSAPVRAVKTGLSGGMLEFNADHISLADWTPILSALAINKHLQHISIKSCHLTSLGAQSSYRTHIKKKTPAVHSKTMTLQLCKAVQKCLSESNSLKTLQLHALPFRERDLIALTKGLAKSVSLEHLSLAHCPIADEGLEVICQSVKYSSTIKSVDFTSCNITWQGAEHMANIIKHQAMKRHSTAWVETLRYRRAEFEAMNGLRRVTLNDNILIGDRGVTALARELTEDLWVKAVDLQRCGISNDGARILEQMLQANSTLCVIDIRRNPLIDNNLVKAVIKKVLMNTKGQDSQYLWLKPPSSKESPDQLRHTRRRNTGKATYRIGSRRSSLNSGWKPPRPGSSAYVPWRTAARAGLQRGVSQAEDMKEQSFQNATSVRVTVETESESEDVESVPVESPHERITSCQFRRLQTENNRLKVELEDCRLRLGEERNARLKTNSRLVELELENERLRSLNLSLSEAHMSTSVLDDERVLESIESSFHKFHAFLDLLKDAGLGQFASMAGIDQSDFGILGNPQLSSTERRPIGHDDQANEENVAVNDECPCIRYVC; encoded by the exons ATGATGTTAGAATCAGCAGCACATATTCGTCGGAGAGGGGCTCAGGACTTCGAGGGGTACTATGATCACATCTGTGCGTCTCAGGGTTCAGCCCCCGTCCGTGCAGTGAAGACCGGCCTGTCCGGTGGGATGTTAGAGTTTAATGCCGATCACATCAGTTTAGCAGACTGGACACCCATATTGTCAGCCCTCGCCATCAATAAACACCTCCAGCATATTTCCATCAAGAGTTGCCATCTCACCAGCCTTGGAGCTCAAA GTTCTTACAGAACCCATATTAAGAAGAAGACCCCTGCAGTCCATTCAAAGACTATGACCCTTCAGTTGTGTAAGGCTGTGCAGAAGTGTCTGTCGGAGTCAAACAGTCTGAAAACCTTACAGCTACATGCTTTACCATTCAGAGAGAGGGATCTTATTGCTCTCACCAAG gGTTTAGCTAAGAGCGTGTCACTGGAGCATCTCTCTTTAGCACACTGTCCAATCGCTGATGAGGGTTTGGAag TCATTTGTCAGAGTGTGAAGTACTCCTCAACTATCAAGTCCGTGGATTTTACTTCCTGTAATATTACATGGCAGGGGGCGGAACATATGGCAAACATCATAAAG CATCAGGCAATGAAGCGGCATAGCACAGCCTGGGTGGAGACTTTACGTTACAGGAGGGCGGAGTTTGAGGCGATGAATGGACTACGCAGAGTTACTCTCAATGACAACATTTTGATCGGGGACCGAGGAGTGACGGCACTTGCCCGAGAGCTTACAGAGGACCTGTGGGTTAAAG CGGTGGACCTTCAGCGCTGCGGGATCTCAAATGACGGAGCTCGAATTTTAGAGCAGATGCTTCAGGCAAACAGCACTCTGTGTGTGATAGACATCAGGAGAAACCCACTGATTG ATAATAATCTTGTTAAGGCCGTCATCAAAAAAGTTCTTATGAACACTAAAGGCCAAGACTCACAA TATCTTTGGCTCAAACCACCTTCCTCTAAAGAATCACCAGATCAATTACGTCACACAAGGAGGAGGAACACTGGAAAAGCTACATATAGAATCG GATCACGCCGATCGTCATTAAACTCTGGCTGGAAGCCTCCTCGCCCGGGATCTTCGGCTTACGTCCCGTGGCGAACTGCAGCACGTGCCGGCTTACAGAG AGGTGTATCACAGGCTGAGGACATGAAAGAGCAGAGTTTTCAG AATGCCACATCTGTGCGGGTAACTGTGGAAACGGAGTCCGAATCGGAGGATGTGGAGAGTGTACCTGTGGAGAGTCCTCACGAGAGAATCACAAGCTGTCAGTTCAGACGATTACAAACCGAAAACAATCGATTAAAG GTGGAGCTAGAGGATTGTCGCCTGAGGCTTGGAGAGGAAAGGAACGCCAGACTGAAAACCAACTCTCGTCTGGTGGAG CTGGAACTGGAGAATGAGCGTTTGCGCAGTCTGAACCTCTCTCTGTCTGAAGCTCATATGAGCACCTCTGTTCTGGATGATGAACGTGTGCTGGAAAGCATCGAGTCTTCCTTTCACAAATTCCACGCCTTCCTAGATCTTCTTAAAGATGCTGG GCTGGGCCAATTTGCATCTATGGCTGGGATTGACCAATCAGACTTTGGAATACTTGGGAATCCTCAGCTTTCCTCAACAGAGAGAAGGCCTATAGGCCACGATGACCAGGCAAATGAGGAGAACGTAGCAGTAA ATGATGAGTGTCCCTGTATCAGGTACGTCTGCTAA